A genomic window from Lycium barbarum isolate Lr01 chromosome 4, ASM1917538v2, whole genome shotgun sequence includes:
- the LOC132636645 gene encoding receptor-like protein kinase HSL1, producing MKINNIRVVKSIFSIPRKQVCLSIVFLLAFLHFQAGLQSYENEKRIMLELKQLWGFQSWNSNSSYCNWDAVSCINGSVTGIRIVGGQLTRIPPIICRLKSLQWIILKGNNIIGEFPTYLYNCSKLEYLDLSSNQFDGPLPSDLHRLSGLIHLDISENSFSEIPGAIGQLSELQYLSLRFNLFNNSIPREIGNLTKLETLDISYIERFKQATIPEELGRLKKLKHLMIVRSNLIGEIPDTFSALSGLQTLDLSANLLNGSIPSYLFHWKNLTSLQLEGNQFSGRLPMLAANVQLMGKTQQTFSSLSGLEVIDLSYNHLNGSIPSYLFLFKKLNTLYLHDNKFSGSLPRIAGNLRLRTLDLSSNQLSGYIPQEYDNKDYLFSNNLNLCTEYTNYYNQVRLCSGKRRVILPIVVPVALLVIVTLLYYRVKKNWKFSIDQFMWRKKRHENQDPEWMFISFQRLEFTESEILVNMTEENLIGSGGSGKVYRVGVNPNGNFLAVKRIWNKRNLDHRLEQQFLAEVEVLGSIRHSNIVKLLCCISSGNSKVLVYEYMENQSLDKWLHNKRRSEKAITASAHCVLEWRTRLQIAVGAARGLCYMHHECTPPIIHRDIKCSNILLDHELNAKIADFGLAKVSAKWGEMETASAIAGTFGYLAPEYAYTSKVSVKSDVYSFGVVLLELVTGREPINRDEHINLAQWAWKHHEEGNPIINAIDEEIKEACFLKEMSSMFKLGLICTSSLPSARPSMKEVLQILLLSVTC from the exons ATGAAAATTAACAATATTCGTGTAGTAAAATCTATATTTTCAATTCCCAGGAAACAAGTTTGCCTTTCCATTGTTTTCTTACTTGCCTTTCTGCATTTCCAGGCTGGTTTACAGAGCTACGAAAATGAGAAGAGAATTATGTTGGAGCTGAAGCAACTATGGGGATTTCAATCATGGAATTCCAATTCCTCATACTGCAATTGGGATGCTGTAAGCTGCATAAATGGTTCTGTCACAGGCATCCGTATTGTAGGGGGGCAACTTACTAGAATTCCACCAATTATATGTAGACTGAAAAGCCTACAATGGATAATCCTGAAGGGCAACAACATCATAGGAGAATTTCCTACCTATTTGTACAATTGCTCAAAGCTGGAATATCTTGATCTTTCTTCGAATCAATTCGATGGACCACTGCCTAGCGACCTTCATCGCTTGTCGGGGCTTATCCATTTAGATATTTCTGAAAACAGCTTCAGTGAGATCCCAGGAGCCATAGGTCAGCTTTCTGAATTGCAATATCTTTCTCTTAGGTTTAATCTTTTCAACAATTCGATCCCCCGAGAAATTGGAAATTTAACAAAGCTTGAGACTTTGGATATATCCTATATTGAGAGGTTTAAGCAAGCAACAATTCCAGAGGAATTAGGAAGACTGAAGAAGTTGAAACACCTCATGATTGTACGGTCAAATTTGATAGGGGAGATTCCGGATACATTTTCCGCTCTTTCAGGTCTCCAAACCTTGGATCTCTCAGCGAATTTATTAAATGGGTCGATCCCAAGCTACTTATTTCATTGGAAGAATTTAACCTCTCTTCAGTTGGAGGGTAACCAATTTTCAGGTAGGTTACCGATGTTGGCTGCAAATGTACAATTGATGGGGAAAACTCAGCAAACGTTTTCTAGTCTTTCAGGTCTCGAAGTCATTGATCTCTCGTATAATCACCTAAATGGTTCAATTCCAAGCTActtgtttcttttcaaaaagCTAAATACTCTGTATCTGCATGATAATAAATTTTCTGGGAGTTTACCTAGGATAGCTGGAAATTTGAGATTAAGAACATTAGATCTTTCGTCGAATCAGCTTTCTggatatattccacaagaatatGACAATAAAGATTACCTCTTTAGTAATAATCTCAATCTCTGTACCGAATATACCAATTATTACAATCAAGTTCGACTATGTAGTGGAAAAAGAAGAGTTATTCTTCCCATTGTGGTCCCTGTTGCACTTTTAGTCATTGTAACATTGTTATACTACAGAGTTAAAAAGAACTGGAAATTCTCCATAGACCAATTCATGTGGAGGAAGAAAAGGCATGAGAACCAAGATCCTGAGTGGATGTTCATTTCTTTCCAACGATTAGAATTCACAGAATCCGAAATTCTGGTGAATATGACCGAAGAAAACTTGATTGGAAGTGGAGGATCAGGGAAGGTCTATAGAGTTGGTGTTAATCCTAATGGGAACTTTCTGGCAGTTAAGAGAATATGGAACAAGAGAAATTTAGACCACAGGCTTGAGCAACAGTTCCTTGCAGAAGTAGAAGTACTGGGTAGCATTCGACATTCCAATATTGTGAAGTTGTTATGCTGCATTTCTAGTGGAAACTCAAAGGTTTTGGTTTACGAGTACATGGAAAATCAAAGCTTAGACAAGTGGCTGCATAACAAGAGAAGAAGTGAAAAAGCTATTACTGCTTCAGCACATTGTGTCTTGGAATGGCGTACTAGACTGCAAATTGCAGTTGGAGCTGCCCGAGGTCTATGCTACATGCATCACGAGTGCACCCCACCGATCATTCACCGTGACATTAAGTGCAGTAATATCCTTTTAGACCATGAACTGAATGCcaaaattgcagattttggactgGCTAAGGTTTCAGCTAAGTGGGGAGAGATGGAGACCGCTTCTGCTATCGCTGGCACGTTTGGTTACCTTGCTCCAG AATATGCATACACATCGAAAGTGAGTGTCAAGAGTGATGTGTACAGTTTTGGTGTGGTGTTATTGGAGCTGGTTACCGGTAGAGAACCAATTAATAGAGACGAGCATATAAACCTTGCACAATGGGCATGGAAACACCATGAAGAAGGCAATCCAATCATTAATGCTATTGATGAAGAAATCAAGGAAGCATGTTTTTTGAAAGAAATGAGTTCCATGTTCAAGTTGGGACTTATATGCACTAGTTCTCTGCCTTCTGCTAGGCCTTCCATGAAGGAAGTTTTGCAAATTCTATTACTCAGCGTTACTTGTTAG